The genomic stretch TTCCCTTTCCGGCATCGGACGTATGCGGATGGGACAGGAAAAGGGCAGAAAATTGGCAGGCGGAAAAGCCCTGTTTCCGGTCCTTTCATCTCCGGCCGTTTTTTGTCTTATCTTTTCAGCGTAACGCCGTGGCTTTCCCGTCAAGGGATGGCGGGGGAAACGGAAAAGGTTTGGCGAAAAAACATCCCCTTCCCCGAAAGGAATACTATTACATGTATAGAAAGATTTTTTAAAGGGGAGTGGTTCGTATGGTCAAAGTTTTTCTGGATCCCGGCCACGGCGGAAACGATCCCGGCTCTTCCGGGAACGGCCTGAAGGAGAAAGAGGTTACTTTCAAGATTGCCCAAAAGATCGAGCAGATCCTGAAAAACGAATATGAGGGCGTTTCCATCAAGTGGAGCCGAAAGAAAGATGAAACCGTATCTTTAAAGGAGAGAACCGATCTGGCCAATCAATGGGGCGCCGATCTGTATTTGGCGGTTCACGTGAACGCCGGGGGAGGCACCGGGTTCGAAAGCTATGTCTACTTGCAGGTTCCGGTGAGGACAAAATCGGTGCAGGAGGACATTCACCGGGAAGTTTTGAAGCGGTCCGGTTTCCGGGACCGGGGGATGAAACAGGCGGATTTTCACGTGCTCAGGGAATCGAAAATGGATGCGGTGCTGACGGAGAACGGCTTCATCGACAATCCGGATGACGCGGCGAAATTGAAAGATCCCGCCTTTCTTGAAAAAATTGCCCGGGGCCATGCGGAAGGGATCGCCAAGCATTATCGGCTGGCAAGGAAAGCAGAGGGCAAGGAAGACGGTAAGCGGCAGGAGGATCCGGGAAAATCGGAGAAAAAAAGTTTGTACAAAGTTCAAATCGGGGCCTTCGAAGATTTGGAGAACGCCAAACGGCTGGCGGAGCGGGCAAAGCAGGCGGGTTTTGACGTGGCCATCATAAAGGAATAAAAAGCGGACGCGGCCGGTTTTTACGAATTCAAACCGAAGGCGTGAACTCCACGGTTTTTTCCGGCGGAAAAAGGGGATGGGAAGGAAGATGCCTGCCTCCTTTTTCCGGGGCTTTTTGCAAAGATACGTCCGGCGTCTTCCGTCAAGTTTTTCTATGGAAATCCGGGGAAATCTCCGGTGTTCCTTCTTCAAACCAGCAAGATCCTGCGTGTCCGTCGGCGCAAACGCGGCCAGCGAGGGGAAGATAAGGAATGAGTGTTCGGCTTGCCGGCAAGATCGACAAGCTTTTTTCTTCGGGATCAGGCCCCGGCGGCGAAAAGGCGTTAACGCTCCCGGAGGGGGGCGTTCGCTGCCGGATGCCGCCGTTTCCGGCGGGGCGCGCCGCAAAACCATCTTGGCGGAAAATCGGTATGCTTTTCAGAAAGATTCCAACAGAAAGGAAAATCTCCGCCGGTCATTCAAGGCAACAGAGGGTCCGGTGCGCAAAGACCGGACGGGAGAAATCATGCCGAGGGTTACTGCATGCTTTCAATTTCCACCAATTCCACCCCGGGCATTGCGGAAAACATATGGTAAACTTCCGTTATTTTCAATTCGCGGCTGATGCCGATTTTTAAAGAGATGAGATGT from Caldibacillus debilis DSM 16016 encodes the following:
- a CDS encoding N-acetylmuramoyl-L-alanine amidase, which encodes MVKVFLDPGHGGNDPGSSGNGLKEKEVTFKIAQKIEQILKNEYEGVSIKWSRKKDETVSLKERTDLANQWGADLYLAVHVNAGGGTGFESYVYLQVPVRTKSVQEDIHREVLKRSGFRDRGMKQADFHVLRESKMDAVLTENGFIDNPDDAAKLKDPAFLEKIARGHAEGIAKHYRLARKAEGKEDGKRQEDPGKSEKKSLYKVQIGAFEDLENAKRLAERAKQAGFDVAIIKE